The sequence CTCTAGCATAGTAGTACCTTTAAcgaaagtaattaaaaagaatgtgggATTTAAATGGGCCGAGGAACAAGAAgatgcttttaacttgcttaAATCTAAGTTAGTgcacctttacttgctttaCCTAATTTTGACAtgacttttgagattgaatgtgatgcttCCACAATTggtattggagctgttcttATGCAAGAAGGATGACCTATAGCTTATTTTGGTGAAAAGCTCAATGGGGCAGCCTTAAActatccaacttatgacaaggagATTTACACATTGATGAGAGCTTTAAAGTCATGGTAACACTATCTTTGGCCTAAAGGATTTGTGATTCACACGGATTATGAGTCATTGAAGCATTTGAAGGAGCAAAACAAGCTTAACAAACAccatgctaaatggagtgagTTCATTGTGTCCTTTCCATATGTGATCAAATACAAGGTAAAGATAATGTTATTGTGGATGTGTTATCTTGAAGGTATGCACTTCTTTCTACTATGAATGCCAAGTCCCTTGGttttaagcatattaaaaaTGCCAAGTTCCTTGGTTTTGagcatattaaagaaatttatgagcatgattttgattttggcaATGTGTTTGTTGCTTGTGAAAAAGGTGCTTTCGATAAGATTTATAAACATGATGGGGCTTTGTTTGAAAAAACGTTTGTTTATTCCCCTATGTTATATGCGTAAGGAATTAGTTAAGGAAGCTCATGAAGGTGGTTTAATGGGACACATTAGAATTGCTAAGCCTTTAGAtgttttatatgatattttttattggcCTAAATGAAGCGAGATGTCGCTAGATTTTGTGATAGATGTATTGTTTGTAAACAAGCAAAGTCTAAATATAAGCCTTATGGCTTGTACACGCCATTGCCCATGCCTATTTCACCTGGGATTGAtatttctatggattttgtgcttggTTTACCTAGGTCTAGGCGTGGTAATTATTCCATATATGTTGTTATTGATAGGTTTTCTAAGATGGctcatttcattccatgtcaTAAAAATGATGATGCAACACATATTTCTGACTTgttctttaaagaaattgtGCATTTGCATGATATATGCAATCTTAAGCTACTTTTAGAAGACTTTATGGGGAAAGTTGGGAActaagttattattttctactacatgtcatcTACAAACTGATGGTCAAACTGAAGTAATTAATAGGACTTTAGGTACTTTGTTGCATACTATGGTTAAAAAGAACCTAAAACAATGTTTGCCATATATAGAGTTTGCATATAATCGTAGTGTGCATTCATCTACTCAATTCTGTCCTTTTAAAGTTGTTTATGGTTTTATTCCTTTATTTCTATTAGATATGATTCCTTTAGCTCTGAGTGGACGTATTAATCTagatggaaagaaaaaggcagATTTTGTGAAGATTTTGCATGAGAAGGTGCGTGAAAATACTAAAAGAAAGATTGAAGTTTATGCTTAACAATCCAACAAAGGGCGTGTGAAGGTTGTTTTTTAGCCtggtgattgggtttgggtgcacaTGCTCAAGGAAATGCTTCCTTCACAATAGTGTTCCAAGTTAGTTCCACGAGGAGATGGTCATTTTCAAGTTGTTGAAAGGATTAATGATAATGCATATAAATTGAAACTGCCCAGTGAGTATGGAattagtgctacttttaatgttactgatctttctctttttgattttgacataGGTgatgattcgaggacgaatcatgctaaagaaggagggaatgatgcGAATCCTATTGGTACTAGAAGTCCTACTTCAACTAGGAGTCCAAATGATATTGGGAGTCTAAATGACATAAAGAATTCAAGTGAcattaggaatcctaatccagctAGGATTCAAGATCCACTTCACATAAATGGAGGCCTAATTACAAGGTCAAaggctaagaagataaaaaaataactctcaATAGGCTTATTCagatttgggctaaggacacatcaaagcttgaagagttggattcaaattcaaagctcattaatctaattcaatttattaggcttgaataaatctaataagGGCTTAATGAGCATAAAGGAGCACAAAAGGGAGTTTGGGCCTAATTAGCTCCACTAAAGAAGGCCCATGTGTGTGAATTAAAGAAACTAGagtttcttactcctaatggCAGCTACATAGTATTTAGGAGTATTAGGACTTTGCTtttagttatctcttttagttaggatgttTATTTCTATCCTATTGAGTTGCAATTCCTTAATATCttagaattagggttttctaaaggctataaaagcctagtacgaattttcaagttcaataattgatgaataatatatcTTATGAGTTTATACTCTATTCTTAGTTCTTGTTTAGAGCTAACTTAAACTTATCAAGCAATTCATTGTTTATGACGTTCAAATCTGACTTATAGATATAGAATCCATACTAAATTGTGGTGTCTTCCACCTTTAATACCTTAggtttgatagtttaatatacttgaaaGGTCTAAGGTTTCTATTGATATGGCTCTAGATGGATCTTGGGCAATGAAATCAAACCTGCATATGGGTTTAATCTTTGATATAGGTCAAGTTTGTATCACTAGAAAAGGGCTGGTCAGACAAGAATTAGGgtaatgagagaaaataatcagctaGAAAATCTGAACGGACTGGCGGATGAtaagagttatatcatgaggaATAAAAATGTACCATTTAGGcatttactaaatgaattaattgtttagaatttttataaaacataacatatgtttgtttattactTTGTGTACTAACTAAAACGAAAAAAATAAGCTAATtcttaagcaaaataaatgagatctaaaaaagaaacatatacATCTTCTCCTTGTTTTTGCATTTGATTCTGCATTTTTAGAATCTATAGCTAGCTCACGAGTCCTCTTGAACCTTGCAATTCCAAGAGAAGTGGTAATCCAAAGCTCAATCTAAGCTTTGAAGTTATCATTAATGGTTAGATCACCTTCGAAGTCAATATTGCGCTCTATGTCTTGATGTGGCCAAAGCCTCTCCATCTTGTCTAGAAAATCCTGTCTCAGTGGGAAGCCTTCAAATTCAGGGCGAAATTCTAGAATTCATTGCTTCTGCCCATATTGGCAGTAAAGTCTTGAAGGTGTGTAGAAGGTGGATGCTCACAGCCTGGATAGGGTACGTACTCGTCGTACACCATAAGTGTGACATGCTTAATTCTCCACCAAGGGAAAGTCCACCGAATGAGCGTGTCTGGAATGCCCTTCATCTAAGAAATCCAGCTATCATGGTCCCGCAGGGTAACAATGGATCGATCTTGCACGTGCTTCGTCTCGTATTTATCGATGTTCCTTGAGATAGTGAGTATTTGAAGCTTTTCAGGCAACCAAATCtgcaaaaggagaaaaaaggagagaaaaagctaagttgaaaacccgatAGGGCGACTAAGGCGAATGTTAAGACAAAAAGTTTGCTATGTTGAAAATCTGGAAaggcggcttaggcaaaaattaaggcaaaaatgataagaaaagaaactagatTTGGTTACATACCTATAAGAGGATGAGGCTGCCACCAAACTGTTGATGGATTTTATTCCTGTCTAACCGAATGATTGTTCCAACCAAAATGATGAGAACAAGATCTAGTCCATGCTCCATCTGATCAATGATGCCAGCAATATATCTCCCCCTCCCTAAAGAGAAATCAATAGAAATTGGGCATAAAAGCAAAAGCCTAGCAACTGGATCCAAGCAAGTgtacccttttctttcttctcacaACAAGAGATTAGAGAAGTAAGGATAATGTACTCACCAACAGAATGAGAAAGTACTTCGGTTGGGGGCATGTCAAATATTTCCAccaatttttcaagaaaaggatcatcaagcttTAGTAGAGCAATCAATGGGAAGAACCCATAGGGCCTCCAAGAATGGCAGAGAACTCTTCAATCATAACACACAGCTCTTGCCCATTAAATATGAAGACATGGTCTTTTGGGCACCAAACTTTGACAATAGAATGAAGAGACCCATAATCAAGCTTGATGTTTTGCATGGCTTTGAAGGAAAAAAGATGAGATTTTCCAAGTTTGATCCAATCATCACCAATTAGAGTTTTAAAAAAGGTTCATAGGCTTTTGGGACTTTTTTGAGTCATATTTTTTGAACTTTGAAGTTGTAAATCATGAATGGGGAAGTGTGAGGGGTGTACACATATTTATAGGCTCGAATCAGtgttttatttagattatGCCATCATAGACCGAATTGGCTATGTGCAGAGTCCATACATGCAACTTCGGCCGGTTTTTTTAACAGTTTTTAGACATTTTCTTGTATCTTTTCACATAAAAGTCTAGAATGTACGAAATTTAGAAGAAATTGATGAtggaaaatgaattaaaaatgcctagattttatataataaaagtcaAAGTTCTACAAGAGTAGCAAAAggataaaagtaaaaagagaTAATAGAAAAGTCAAAAATCAGGGTTCTCTCCTGAATCCCCCATCTCGTTGTTAGAATCGAAGTCCATCCCTTGGGTCTGCAAGGTAGACAATTGAAGTGTCAAGGTGTCAATCCTACGCTATTGGGCATCAATCTCACGTTATCGATCGTCCACCTACCCTTGCAAGCTCTTGTGGTCTCTCTGATGAACATCCAAAAGGAGATTAATTAGTACATTTTatacatgcatacatgcatacattttGCATTTTAGAAAACATTTTCTTACCCACCAGTGCTCACCAAAAACGAAGAACTACCTCCTTGCAGCGTCGACCAGTCAATGTACATGCTCGAACTGATCTCTCTAAACCTATGTGATTACTTTCATGTGTTACTAACATTTCAGAAAAGAAGAgatgtgaaaataaaaaagaggaaTGTAACTAACATGCGTGCAAATACTCAGAGTAAACTCCAGTATAAGGCAATGCTTCATGGCAAGCCGGTGCTCTATTGCATCGTAGGGACTCAAGTATGAGACCATTGGGTTCAGAAGGAACAAGACGCTGCTCGAAAGCACATCTAAAGTAGCCGTAGGACTTCAtatgatgtgcatagttttacacatgtttgcttgcatattattgtgtattttcttatcaattattgtgtttttatttcaaGATCATCCGTGTTTTGTCTCCTTTTTATTCCATGAGATTTTATAAGTCCATTATCAGTGTTTGAGTAATTCTAGATCAATTCCGGGCGAAAACAGACATAATCAAAGGCGTTTGATTTTGGGCTGACTTTTGGGAAGTCAACACGGACCGTGTTGGAGCTCGTGCATAAATCCAGGCTgtgtagcttaagcactttgaagcaGAACGTTTTTTGAGGGTACCACTCCATAGAGCACGACTCGTGTTGGCCAACACGGCTCGTGCTAAGGGACACAGGCTGGAACACACCCGTATTTACGCAATGAATAAAAGGAACGAGCCAAAAATGGAAGAGAGAGTTCAGATCTACAATTTTGACTTTTGATCTTCCGTTGTAATTTTCCTGGACGTGTTGTCAGGAATTTCAAGGGGCTTCCAGGAAACGGATCCACCTTGGAACGTCAGATTTGTGACCTGggttttggattgaagattgaggaGGAGTTTTGGAGCAGATCAAGGAGCAATTTTAGAGATCAACTATAGTGTAGATCCAAACTTTAAGCTGTTCACccaattctaggaaaagggtgtatatgtttcgatttctttattcttttactgtaattgaattcctatttgctttagacatgaacatatgtagctagattggttgAACCCATTGGAGTTTCTTGCTATGTTGGCTTTATGTTGAATTGTTGAGATTGGTTgagtttcctttcttgtattctttttgtaattaacaattaaatccagttttctttacatttaatgtgttgattactattcatagaattgttttagcaattgagaaattctaattaagtttgaaaatttaattgtaagatcaagttaattttcacttagaaataaggttaattaatttgccgGATTAGAATTAACTAAGCTTAATTGacgcagattaaagcttaaggctaacgtaataatcaatcgttaggaagagattccaactttaggttcttaggtttaaaAATTCAGTTGTCTCGAGAGgaaaaccgaattcagttaagaatccgtccacgggtagcataatcggactcaacaatctattatcttttgtttgattgccaactagtctaggtcccctttgggtttgctttcttatctTAATTGTTCTATTTACTCATTCATTTTCGCATTCGatttagaacttagctttTAATCATTAGTAAATCTATAAACCATTCGtcattaattttaggctagataacaAAGAACGAAATAATAACTCTAGAATTTCACTTTCCTAAGGGATAcgatattttaatacttgccGTTGTGGTAGgctacatcgataggttcattgCCTTAGTTATAGTTGCATACGCAGCGCATCAAGCTTTTTTTTGGCGCTGTTGCCGGGGAacttgtttgaaaactagagtgaaatttgctatttgttactttagtcattttcctttcttgtttttgttattgctttttatttaaatattcttctAATTATTTGTTTGGGTTGTTGCTGCCTTGTTCAAtacaggtagtttatgaccaggaatTCTAATCCTGCACCAGTAGACCCTCTGCTTGAACTAGAGCGATCACTCAGGCAGCTGAGGAAGCAATTAGATATGGAGGAGGAGTAGATTGAGATTCCTGTCCATACACTAGTAGACATAGGAGACGGTAACAACAATGTCGCTGAAGCAAACAGGacaatgtacgagtttgctagaccttccCTAGAGGGGACACACATTAGTATAATGAGGCCAGCTGTTGCAACGAATAACTTTGAAATTAAGCCAAATGTCATTCATATGGTGCAACAGAGTGTACAGTTTGGGGGCTTGCCTAGTGAAGATCCTAATGCCCACATCACGAATTTCTTGGATatttgtgataccttcaagatagATGGGATTACTGATGATGGCATTAGGCTTAggttgtttccattttccttgagggatagagcaaagagatggctatAGTCCCTACCAGCTAATATTATCACCACCTGGAGTTCTTTGGCtgagaaatttctttataagtactttcctcctgcTAAGACTGCAAAGATGCGTAATGATATTTCTTCTCttatgcagtttgatgatgagagcatgtatgatgcgtgagagaggtacaaggacttgcTAAGATGTTACCCACACCACGGTTTGCCATTATGGATGCAGGTGCAGACTTTTTACAGCGGCTTGAACTCAACCACGAGGCAGATGGTAGATGCAGCTGCAGGTGGAGCCATCAATAGTAAGACACCAGAGCAGGCCTAGAACTTAATTGAGGAGATGGCTATGAACACATATCAATGGCAGTCTTCTAGAAGTAGGCCAGGACGACAAGGAATGGTGAACTAGGTAGATTCTACatcagccttggcagctcaggtggagcttttggccaagaagatcgaccgGGTCTAGATGCCAGTCCATGTAGCACAGCTTCGCTGCGAGTTTTTTGGTGGCCCGCACTAcagggaggtatgtttgcttcttcttcatcttcttctattGACCATGAACatgttgattatatgggaaaTGCGCCCAATCAGCAGAATAACATGTACAACAACATATACAACCCAGGGTGGAGAAACAATCCCAACTTCGGGTGGCGATATAACAACACCAGGGTCCACCAGGATTTCAATGGTTGTACCAGCAGCAACCCCAACAACAGACTGTTCTCCCTCAACTATCTCAGAACCAGGAGAAGAAGCCCAATTTAGAGGAATtaatgatgaagtttgtgtccACTTCAGATAATAGGTTTCAGCAAATGGACACAGCTTTTAGAAATCAGCAGGCCTCCATACAGAATTTGGAGAATCAGATaggccagatttctaagatgttggcTGAAAGACAACCAGAGATGCTCCTCAGCACCACAGAgtcaaacccgagggagcatgtCAAGGCTGTCACCTTGAGATCATGTAAGCAGTTAGAGCTCTTTACCTATGGCTGATGATGATATTGTTGTGCAGGATGAGCCAACCAGAGAAGAGCCAGAGCTTGCGCAAACTGAGGATAAGAAGAAGAGTCCTGTGAGAGAATAGCAGCCGCCAATCCTAAATCCTGCCAGATTGAAGCAGGAAAGGTTGATCAACAGTTTGGTAagtttttggatttatttaagCAGCTGAGGATTAACGTACCTTTTGTTGATGCTATATCGCAGATGCCCAGGTATGCGAGATGCTTGAAGGAGATTttaagcaacaaaaggaagctGGAGGAATTGGGACTAGTGACACTAAATGAGGAGTGCTCAACCATTCTTCAAAATAAGCTACCAGTAAAGAGGCGTGATCTATGGCATTTTACTGTTCCCTGTATTATTGGTGATTTGCATATTAGTGATGatttagctgatttaggagctagcatCAATTTAATGCCTAGCAGTTTGTTTGAAAAATTAGGTTTGAGTGAGCCAaaacctactaggatgagcGTACAGTTAGCGGATAGGACTGTGAAATTTCCTAGGAGAATAGTTGAGGATGTACTTGTTAAGGTAAACaagtttatatttcttgttgattTTGTTGTTATGGATATGGACGGTGAGAGTAGCATACTTTTAATCTTAggtagacctttccttgcaatATCTAGGGCTATTATAGATGTATGTGGTGGGAAGTTACAACTTAGAGTAGGTGATGAGACTATTACCTTTGACCTTAGCACTCTTATGAGACATTCACTTGACCATGATGATACTGCATATTTTGTAGATGTTTTGGGTGATATTGTGGGGTCTAAATTGTAGGAGATAttacttgatgatcctttgcagGTGGCATTATAGActgaggatgaggaggagttgtccaacaAGGATGTGTTGGAACAACTTGCTTGTTTGCTAGCTAGTAAGCCCAGCAGGTCTGCTGAccattttattgttattgatAAGTCAGGGGTGCAGAAATTGAGACCTTCACTCGAGGAGCCACCAGCCTAGAGTTGAAGGAGTTGCCTAAGCACTTGAATTATGCCTAACTGGATGAGGCAGAGAAGCTGCCGATGATCATTGCAGCTGATTTGACTCCTaaggagagggagatgactTTGGCCTCTCTCAGAAAGTAGACCGAGGCCTTTGCATACAAGATTGTAGATATTCCTAGAATCAACTCCAGCTATTGTTCGTATAAGATCCTGATGGAGGATAGTTACAGGCCAGTGGTACAGCCACAATGATGGTTAACCCATACATGAAGGAAGTAGtaaaaaaggaggtaattaaacttctggATGCAGGTTTGATTTACCCTATTTCTGACAACTCTTGGGTTAGTCCTGTGTAGGTTATACCCAAGAAGGGAGGTATGACGGTGGTcaagaatgagaaggatgagctaATACCGACTAGGACGGTAACTGGTTTTcaagtttgcattgattacagGAGGCTCAttgatgcaactcggaaggaccaTTTTCTTCATCCTTTTATTGACCAGATGTTAGAACGTTTATTAGGGAATATGTTATTATTGCTTTCTTGACGGTTTTTCAggttattttcagattcccATTGCACCCGAGGACCAAAAGAAAACCACTTTCACTTGCCCCTATGGTATGTTCGCTTACAGAAGGATGCCATTCGGTTTATGCAATGCACCTGCTATTTTCCAGAGGTGTATGATGGTGGTCTTCCATGACATGATTGAAGAATCCATGGAGGTGTTCATGGATGATTTCTTGGTATTTGGTAACTCTTTCTCCCATTGTTTGCTTAATTTAGAGCGTATGCTTGCACGCTCTGTAGAAGCTAACCTTGTGCTGAATTGGGAAAAGTACCATTTTATAGTGAGATAGGGTATTGTGCTAAGGCATAAGATTTGACATGTAGGGATGGAggtagatagagctaaggtagagaCTATTACTAAATTGCCACCCCCTAGCTTGGTTAAGGGTGTTAGGAGTTTCCTTGGTCATGCAGGTTTTTAAAGAAGGTTCATTAAAGACTTTTCTAAGCCTGCTAGACCTTTGACTCAATTGCTTGCAAAAGATgttccatttatattttctaatgaaTGTTTGCAGGCCTTTGAGTTACTTAAAGAGAAACTAACTACAGCCTCTATTATGGTTTCACCTAAATGGGGGCTGCCTTTGAGCTAATGTGTGATGCTAGTAATTTTGCAGTTAGAGCTGTTTTAGGATAGAGGATTGACAATAATTTCCAACCTatttattatgctagcaagaaATTGGCAGATGCCTAGGAGCACTATACCACTACTGAGAAGGAATTTCTTGCTATGATATATGCATTCGACAAGTTCCGCTCATACTTGGTGCTATCCAAGACCGTGGTCTACACGGATCACTCGGCGTTGAGGTACTTGTTTGGAAATCATGATGCTAAACCGAGACTCATTCGtaggatttttcttttatagaaatttgaCATTGAGATCAAGAATAAGAAGGGTGCAGAGAACTTGGCCGCAGATCACCTTTTGAGATTGGAGAACCCGAGCctagatgcacttgatgagaggGCTATTGATGACAGTTTTCTAGATGAGTACTTGTGCTCCATTCAAGTATCTTCATATGTCCCTTAGTTATCCGATTTTGCAAATTACTTAGTTGCAAAGGtcctaccaaagggtatgacatttcaacaaaagaagaaattctttgcagATTTGAAGTACTACATTTAGGAAGACCCTTTTCTGTTTTGAGTTTGTGCATACTAGGTGATTCATTGATGCGTGTATGGGTATGAGATCCTCCAGATTTTAAGGCATTGCCATAACTGACCAACGGGAGGTCATCAAGCAGCTAACCACACTGCTAGGAAGGTTCTAGAGGCTTGATTCTATTGGCCGACCATTTTTTGCAATGCTAGAGCATTCGTGCTggtttgtgatgcatgccagaggtcaggtaacatttctgctcgtgatgagatgccctaAACAAGCATTCAAAcggttgagatttttgatgtttggggcattgATTTCATGGGGCCCTGTCCTTCTTTCTTTGGAAATAAGTATATCCTTGTTGCTGTTGAGTGTTTCTCTAAGTGGCTGGAAGTGCAAGCTTTCTAGACTGATGATGCTAGAGCCCTTACTAAGTTCCTTAagcgattgtttgctaggtttgaCATAACTAGGGCACTGATTACTAATAGAGGGACTCATTTTTATAATGCTCAACTGGAGAGAGTACTTCAGCGATATGGAGTAACCCACAGGTTTTCTACACCCTATCACCCATAGACTAGTGGGCAAGTAGAGGTCAACAATAGGGGTTTGAAACGCATTTTAGAGAAAACTGTGGGGGTGagtaggaaggattgggcaaataagttagatgatgctCTTTGAGCATTCAGGACAACCTATCGTACCTTTATAGGTTCTATACCCTGTAGGCTTATGTATGGGAAAACCTGCCATTTACTTGTTAAGTTAGAGCACACAGCCCTTTGGGCCTtaagaacttgtaattttgatgttgattctATAGGTAAACAGAGATAGTGGCTGCTCAATGAGTTGGATGAGTGGCGTCAACAAGTATATAACAACTCATTCATCTATAAGGAGTGGACTAAGAAGTGGCATGACAAACGATTAAGGGGCTCCAAGGAGTTTCAAGTTGGGGAATGAGTTTTGCTTTATAATTCACGTCTTTGTTTGTTCCTAGGGAAGCTCAAGAGTCACTGGTCAGGGCCGTTTGTGATCCAGCAGGTGTTCCCATATGGAACAATTGAGTGGCATCATCCCGATAGGGGGACTTTCAAGGTGAATTGCCATCGTTTGAAGCATTATCATGGAGACATGCTTGAGATCGAGGAGCAAGTCAATATGGTGTTGTTCCAGCGAGATTGACTTTGTGcatgagtccagctagacAACTTGGTCAAAAAAAGCACTCTCGGGAGGCATTCCTGAGCTTATCCTTTACATTTATGTATTTCATTttgagaatttaatttatccttTATGCGTAGCTCGTTTTTACATTTCTTTTGGTTTGGAACTTAGctcctttcatttttatgttgttttgGGTGAAAAATTCTTTGGTTGTGCAAACTATTGATTTGTACAGGTGTTAGTGCAAGAAAGGAGTAAAAGCACGTTTATGGGCTTCAACAGGGTTTCAGACACGGCCCGTGCTGTTATACATGGCCCGTGCTTAACATTCGAGGGCATGTTGGATGTGAAAAATGAAGATACACGGTTCTTGAGAGTTACACGATCTACAACACGGCCTGTGTCCTATTGCCCAGGGTGTGGTGAGTATAAAAGTTGGAAACTACACAGTTCCTGAGAGTCACACGGTCTATAACACGACTCGTGTTCACCAACATGGCCCGTGTCACAACCATGTTGATTTTAAGGCATCTGAGAACACGATCTGGTTGGAAGCATGGCTTGGACACGGCCCGTGTCCTGTACACAGGCCAGAACACGGGCGTGTCTGCAGCGTCGGCTATAAGAAGGGAGAAGAACACGGCCGTTTGGCATATCACGACCGTTTGAGAGCAAAAATCTTTCTGATTCTTCTATTCTCTCAGGTATTCTctacaaatatttaatttttgtgcGATTTTCTCGGGTTTTGCCATCAGCCAAGtaagttttcttctttatttccaattttttcattattaatagttagttattatttttttatttatttaattttattattattatcttttttcc is a genomic window of Ricinus communis isolate WT05 ecotype wild-type chromosome 2, ASM1957865v1, whole genome shotgun sequence containing:
- the LOC125369337 gene encoding uncharacterized protein LOC125369337 → MADDDIVVQDEPTREEPELAQTEDKKKSPLRINVPFVDAISQMPRYARCLKEILSNKRKLEELGLVTLNEECSTILQNKLPVKRRDLWHFTVPCIIGDLHISDDLADLGASINLMPSSLFEKLGLSEPKPTRMSVQLADRTVKFPRRIVEDVLVKVNKFIFLVDFVVMDMDGESSILLILGRPFLAISRAIIDVCGGKLQLRVGDETITFDLSTLMRHSLDHDDTAYFVDVLGDIVGSKL